tgaattttttttttgactAAATACCCTCCAAGGACAGTCATAAGTCTATACAATGCTCTGGAGTACCAGGTTTTGCAGCTGAACCAGCATTGTAGAGGACATGGAAAAGTCTGACTTCACGCATCTAGACACATTGTCCTAGTTAAAGTCAGCATTAGCTTATACTTAAAAAAGCTGGCTCCAGATCTGGCTATTTTAGATGGTATCTGATAAGTATTTTTTAAACAGAGTCCACCCACTTTTGGTTAGACCAGTCATTTGTGGGACGGAGAGGGAGAAGAACAGCTCTGCCAGCACCAAAAACTGCCAAGTGCCTCCCACCtctcaaaaaaaacaaaaacaaaaaaaaacccctagaaATATAGGACACAAGCTGATCTCTTGATCTGTAAAAGGAGTGTACATAAGCAACTCCTCAGTTAACTGAAGAGGGTGTTGACAGCTCCTTAAAAGTTTAAGTGAATCTAAGTTCTGGAGATCAGCAGTACTGATCTTGCAGTAGCGTTAGCCTTTAGGCTAAtgcaatttaaaacaaacattccaaTACAAAGTTTGACAGATTAAGAGTTTGGAATATGTTTCTTTCTAAATGGAAAAATATCACAAAAACTGCTTACGTTTAACTAGTTTTTCCATAGCTGTTAGGAACTCAGCAAATATAAAACAAGTGCCTTAAAACAAGTTCTCTGAAACAATGCTGTAAATAAGTGTCTTGATTTACATGCCTGAGGGAAGAACAGCTGCTGACTCTAGGATCCTCCCATATTTTATGTTAAGTGATATCATAACTGAGTTTCCAAGAAGTCTTAAAacacaaagaaagctcattcAAGCTAGCATACATCCTTGCTTTTGTAAGCATCAGTTGAATGTTCTGGATTTTATTGGGGGATTGtatcaagttttttttaaaacctttcaaCTTGCCTGTAAATTTTCAGATTTAAGACTCCAAACACAGACTCTGATGTGCACTGAAGTATAAATACTCTTTCTAGACAAGATCTAAAATACTTGAGAAAAAGACAGACTACTCTGCCATTAAGTGTTTTACAGTGCTGATTTGAAGGGGCTCCTTTAGGGTTATGAAACAGTATTTTAACTCCTATGTTAAAAGGTATAGTAAGGAGGCATGTGAAGTTCCTGTACACCATGTATTTCACACATTTTTAATATCACACATGCAGGAATAATCTATCAGGCATCCACTGAAGTAGATTTCAGATTGCTTAAATCTTTGATTGTTTTGGAAGTATATTTTATAACGTTATTTGAGGGACCGAAGGACAGTTCTTTTAATGCTGCAGACTTAGACTGACAGCTACTACCAGCCCAGGGGGTATCATGCCCTGCTTTAACATTCTAGTTTATATAAATTCTTTGAAATGAGTACACAAAAGGAGAGCAAGAAAATTCAATATGAGTATAAACAACTAGTTTAAGTTTTTCATTTAGCATTCTTCGGTTACTAAAACAACATCACACAAGAATCCATGTAGTTCTATTTTACTACTAATGGTTTACTCTGGAGAATGAGCTATAATTACAAATATGCAAGATTCCCGATAAAGACTTTCTAGCTTGGTTTTCCTTTGAGGGTATCCTCTCCTCCCTGCCAAGTCTTCAAAAGTTACAGTTTGCCTTTACAGCCAACTTTAGCTACATTGCAGACAGGGCTTTTAAGAAGTATTTAAGTAGCTTTTGAGACATTTGTGAATATCAATACTGTAGCATCAAGTGTTAAAACATCTTAAAGCTGCTAAAATGCTATTGTAAGACTGCAAAAAGCATTAATTTAGAGCAGCAGACAAGATAATTCAGAAGTTGTTCCTATAGAAAATGTTATACTGAAAGTCATGTAAAACATTGATTTTACCATTAAATAGTGGATACAAAACTATTATTCTTCTCCCCTTATCAATCTCAAACCCTACTGGATAATAATCCAAAAAGATCAGTAGATTGCATATGTAAATGCAGTCATATGCAAAACTAAGTGACAGAACATCATTTCCAAAATAAACGAAAGAAAGTATAAACAAATGTATAATTACCCAGAAGTGTGCATGGCAGTTAACCATCATTGTCCTTTCAATAAGCTCATCAGGGCACTCTAGGAGATGGTGTCCAGAGACTACACCAGCATTGTTAACCAGGACAGAGACCTCTCCAACCTCTTTGCAGACTCTCTCAGCTGTCAAGTAGACATTCTCTCTCTTGCTCACATCGCAGGTATATGTATAAACCTGCAAATTGCAGTGGGTCAGCACCTCTTCTTCACCATCTCCAGCTGCTAaagaacacagaacaaaaaggttACATTCTCTAGATCTCAACATTCAGGCAAAAAACTAAGCAGAAAGAGTAAACAGTCATCTATTACACCTTACCAGTTCTATTGACTTTGGCATCATCACAGCAAACAAATCCTATATTTACTGTTCTTGACTGAAAAAGTTAAATCTGAGGCTCCAGGTTTACTTGCAACTTTCTGAATCAAAGGTTATACTGATGAAGTATGGTCTGTGCTTTCTCACTCATGAATCTCTCTTCCTAGCAAGGAATACAAGCACACAAACCCCACTCCTTCTTGGGTGGTCAGATATAAGTGGGAGTGGGAGATGAAATCCTTACTTACAGCTGGGTTTGTAGAACAATGCCAAATCCAATCTGGTTTAAGTCACAAACCATTCCCCTGATCACCATTAGGCAGATGGTGGGGAGACGGTCACAAGTGCTAAAGAATCCCAGAAATAAACCCTCTGGATGCTCACATCTAATTAACATTTCTCCTTTCCTGGAAGGAGGACCACCACTATGGTAATGCAAGTGATTTTCTTATAAACACCTCATTTAGCTACCCTTCCAGAAGCAGGTGAAAGACAGTTTTGTACACATTCCTCCTAATTTCTCATAAAACTAAATGCCATCTCCAGATGCCACCTCTGACCAAAATACTCCCCACACACTGTAAACTGGGACTAATTCTTCACAGGAACAATTTTTAGAATGTGGACACTGAAAACCACTGAACCAGACTGTAAGCCTTGTAtttaatggaaaccacttcaagccagggagtgCGTCAGCATGCCTAGGACCCTTAGTTCCAGACCCAGTGCTTCTCACTGACCCCCCATTCCCACTTAGCTGAGCACCCTCAGATTTAGTGCCATTCTTCTGTTCCCCAAAAGGCAGGCTGGCAGGTAATACCACTTCTTCATGGGAGACTAACCCAGCAAGAGTCCCTAACCCAGAGCCACGCTGTCCCCGGATATGCAGCAGTGGCTGTTTTATAGTCCCTACATTTAttaggggaggagagaagaaaggaagagaagacCAGGGGGTGAGATATAGCTAACACTTATGTTACGACCACAAGATACATCAGCATGTAGACCGAGGGGCACAATACGTCACGGCTGTCCGTGCCTGACGCGGGCAGCGCACTTACCTTGCTGGGCAGTGGCAGTGGCCTCTTCGGAGATCTCCCTGTAGATGTGGCGCACCATGCCTGCCGTCTCCTCATTGCTCTGCGTGTTGATGTCCCACAGCACCAGCAGTGCCCGGCGCCGGGCGAACTCCAGGGCGAAGAGGCGGCCCAGGCCACTGCCTGCCCCGGTGATGAGACACACCTGCCCCGCCACACTCTTCTCCTTGGGCCTGACCAGCCACTTGGCCGCAGCCAGCACGAACGCCCAGAGCACTTTGAAAGTGACTACGAAGAACTCCAGCAGGATGTTCATGCTTGCAGCGCTGTTCCCAAGGGCTCAGCTGCCTACCACGGGAAGGGGAGCCTGCCTGCTCTGCGCTCCACGGGGCTCCGCACTCCCCCTCTCCAGAAacagtcccctctccccaaagCCGCGTGGAGCCTAGTGAGCTTAAGGG
The DNA window shown above is from Pelodiscus sinensis isolate JC-2024 chromosome 2, ASM4963464v1, whole genome shotgun sequence and carries:
- the RDH10 gene encoding retinol dehydrogenase 10 isoform X2 encodes the protein MNILLEFFVVTFKVLWAFVLAAAKWLVRPKEKSVAGQVCLITGAGSGLGRLFALEFARRRALLVLWDINTQSNEETAGMVRHIYREISEEATATAQQAGDGEEEVLTHCNLQVYTYTCDVSKRENVYLTAERVCKEVGEVSVLVNNAGVVSGHHLLECPDELIERTMMVNCHAHFWTTKAFLPKMLEMNHGHIVTVASSLGLFSTAGVEDYCASKFGAVGFHESLSHELKAADKDGIKTTLVCPYLVDTGMFRGCRIRKEIEPFLPPLKPDYCVKQAMRAILTDQPMICTPRLMYMVTFMKSILPFEAVVCMYRFLGADKCMYPFIAQRKQATNNNEAKNGI
- the RDH10 gene encoding retinol dehydrogenase 10 isoform X1, giving the protein MNILLEFFVVTFKVLWAFVLAAAKWLVRPKEKSVAGQVCLITGAGSGLGRLFALEFARRRALLVLWDINTQSNEETAGMVRHIYREISEEATATAQQAAGDGEEEVLTHCNLQVYTYTCDVSKRENVYLTAERVCKEVGEVSVLVNNAGVVSGHHLLECPDELIERTMMVNCHAHFWTTKAFLPKMLEMNHGHIVTVASSLGLFSTAGVEDYCASKFGAVGFHESLSHELKAADKDGIKTTLVCPYLVDTGMFRGCRIRKEIEPFLPPLKPDYCVKQAMRAILTDQPMICTPRLMYMVTFMKSILPFEAVVCMYRFLGADKCMYPFIAQRKQATNNNEAKNGI